A window of the Thermoleophilia bacterium SCSIO 60948 genome harbors these coding sequences:
- a CDS encoding electron transfer flavoprotein subunit alpha/FixB family protein translates to MAGILVYALHDGEGNFNKNALGAISEAAKLAGEVGGEAAAVVVGYDGDDAGEKLGAYGAAKVYRAKDVPEGLAQPIVDVMTKVISENGFSYALFGGGLLGFEIGAGLTARLNAGVTMEVTDVEARDGKLVALRPILQDSAIVDVAYVGEPGIIIGRLNAFDPVESGSGAAEVIDLDVELSEFSTKARMVTRGEQRGGDVNIEDADVLVGGGRGLGEKDNFKLAEELAEAMGGAVAATRAVVDAGWYPYATQIGQTGKTVAPKLYLAAGISGAIQHKVGMQNSENILAINKDPNAPIFEFCDLGVVGDLHKIVPKLTEAIKAKKGG, encoded by the coding sequence ATGGCGGGCATTCTGGTCTACGCCCTGCACGACGGCGAGGGCAACTTCAACAAGAACGCGCTCGGCGCGATCTCCGAGGCCGCCAAGCTGGCCGGCGAGGTCGGCGGCGAGGCGGCGGCGGTCGTCGTCGGCTACGACGGCGACGACGCCGGCGAGAAGCTCGGTGCCTACGGCGCGGCGAAGGTCTACCGCGCCAAGGACGTCCCGGAGGGACTCGCGCAGCCGATCGTCGACGTGATGACCAAGGTCATCTCCGAGAACGGGTTCTCCTACGCCCTGTTCGGCGGCGGTCTGCTCGGCTTCGAGATCGGTGCCGGTCTGACCGCGCGGCTGAACGCGGGCGTGACGATGGAGGTCACCGACGTCGAGGCCCGCGACGGCAAGCTCGTCGCGCTGCGCCCGATCCTCCAGGACTCGGCGATCGTCGACGTCGCCTACGTCGGCGAGCCGGGGATCATCATCGGCCGCCTGAACGCGTTCGATCCGGTCGAGTCGGGCTCCGGCGCGGCCGAGGTCATCGATCTCGACGTCGAGCTGTCGGAGTTCTCGACCAAGGCGCGCATGGTCACCCGCGGTGAGCAGCGCGGCGGCGACGTCAACATCGAGGACGCCGACGTGCTCGTCGGCGGCGGCCGCGGACTGGGCGAGAAGGACAACTTCAAGCTCGCCGAGGAGCTCGCCGAGGCGATGGGCGGAGCCGTTGCGGCGACCCGTGCGGTCGTCGACGCCGGTTGGTACCCCTACGCGACGCAGATCGGCCAGACGGGCAAGACCGTCGCGCCGAAGCTCTACCTCGCGGCCGGCATCTCCGGTGCGATCCAGCACAAGGTCGGGATGCAGAACTCCGAGAACATCCTCGCGATCAACAAGGACCCGAACGCGCCCATCTTCGAGTTCTGCGACCTCGGCGTCGTCGGCGACCTGCACAAGATCGTCCCGAAGCTGACCGAGGCGATCAAGGCCAAGAAGGGCGGCTGA
- the rpmE gene encoding 50S ribosomal protein L31: MKTEIHPEYVRSHVVCSCGNEFETRSTKPEIRVEICSACHPFYTGKQKLVDTGGRVERFRRRAARSAK; encoded by the coding sequence GTGAAGACCGAGATCCATCCCGAGTACGTGCGCTCACACGTTGTCTGCTCGTGCGGCAACGAGTTCGAGACCCGCTCGACCAAGCCCGAGATCCGCGTCGAGATCTGCTCCGCCTGCCACCCGTTCTACACCGGCAAGCAGAAGCTGGTCGACACCGGCGGCCGAGTAGAGCGCTTCCGCCGCCGCGCCGCCCGTTCGGCGAAGTAG
- the prmC gene encoding peptide chain release factor N(5)-glutamine methyltransferase has translation MAGARIGEAIGGAVDALAAAGVDDPRLDAELMLSAIVGLPRAELAISRERELEPSQSRRFADDVRRRLRREPVAYIVGGRGFRNLWLEVDRRVLIPRPETELLVELALELSPSTVLDVGTGSGAIALAVADELPGARVSAYDTSPDAIDVARRNATRLGLADQVELGVTPPVGERFDLLLANLPYIDTADLRDLAPEITDHEPRAALDGGPGGLGPIEALLGELSLATFTAEAIGLEVGDGQARAVAGLLRRAGYERTEIRHDLARIERVVAGWRV, from the coding sequence TTGGCGGGGGCGCGGATCGGAGAGGCGATCGGCGGCGCGGTCGACGCGCTCGCTGCCGCGGGCGTCGACGATCCGAGGCTCGATGCCGAGCTGATGCTGAGCGCGATCGTCGGCCTGCCTCGCGCCGAGCTCGCGATCAGCCGCGAGCGCGAGCTCGAGCCGAGTCAGTCGCGCAGGTTCGCCGACGACGTCCGCCGCCGCCTGCGCCGTGAGCCGGTCGCCTACATCGTCGGCGGCCGCGGCTTTCGCAACCTCTGGCTCGAGGTCGACCGGCGAGTGCTGATACCGAGGCCCGAGACCGAACTCCTCGTCGAGCTCGCGCTCGAGCTCTCGCCCTCGACGGTCCTGGACGTCGGCACGGGCTCGGGCGCGATCGCGCTCGCCGTCGCCGACGAGTTGCCCGGCGCTCGCGTGAGCGCCTACGACACGAGCCCGGACGCGATCGACGTGGCGCGCCGCAACGCGACGCGGCTCGGGCTCGCCGACCAGGTCGAGCTCGGCGTGACGCCGCCCGTCGGCGAGCGCTTCGACCTGTTGCTTGCGAACCTCCCCTACATCGACACCGCCGACCTGCGAGACCTCGCGCCCGAGATCACCGACCACGAGCCGCGGGCGGCCCTCGACGGCGGACCGGGCGGGCTCGGCCCGATCGAGGCGCTGCTCGGAGAGCTCTCGCTGGCGACGTTCACCGCCGAGGCGATCGGGCTCGAGGTCGGCGACGGCCAGGCGCGGGCGGTCGCCGGGCTGCTTCGTCGAGCGGGGTATGAGCGCACCGAGATCCGCCACGACCTGGCCCGGATCGAGCGCGTCGTCGCGGGGTGGCGCGTGTGA
- a CDS encoding GNAT family N-acetyltransferase, which yields MPDGGEDRSGPHFGPDAGTTALRLRDGAELCVRAIRTSDREALAAGFAAMSDDSRYQRFLTPIHELSDRQLDYLTDLDHDSHEALIAFDPQTGRFAGVARFVRLADPTAAEAAVTVHDDWQGRGVGTALCNMLSDRAREVGVERFTAVLLASNRGMLDVLSSLGPAHVISQEGSTIEVEVDLPENGIGDHMRGVLRVMAGGAVELATPPWGLRAQPRRR from the coding sequence TTGCCGGATGGGGGCGAGGATCGATCCGGCCCCCATTTCGGCCCCGACGCCGGAACCACGGCGCTGCGGCTCCGCGACGGCGCCGAGCTGTGCGTGCGGGCGATCCGGACATCCGACCGCGAAGCGCTCGCCGCCGGCTTCGCGGCGATGTCCGACGACTCGCGCTACCAGCGCTTCCTGACGCCGATCCACGAGCTCTCCGATCGACAGCTCGACTACCTCACCGACCTCGACCACGACTCGCACGAGGCGCTGATCGCCTTCGATCCGCAGACCGGTCGCTTCGCGGGGGTGGCGCGATTCGTCCGCCTCGCCGATCCGACCGCGGCGGAGGCGGCGGTCACGGTTCACGACGACTGGCAGGGGAGGGGCGTCGGCACCGCCCTCTGCAACATGCTCTCCGACCGCGCCCGTGAGGTCGGGGTCGAGCGCTTCACAGCGGTCCTGCTCGCCTCGAATCGCGGCATGCTCGACGTCCTCTCCTCGCTCGGTCCCGCGCACGTGATCTCGCAGGAGGGGTCGACGATCGAAGTCGAGGTCGACCTCCCCGAGAACGGGATCGGCGACCACATGCGGGGCGTGCTCCGGGTGATGGCCGGTGGCGCGGTCGAGCTCGCGACCCCGCCGTGGGGGCTGCGAGCGCAGCCGCGCCGGCGCTAG
- the prfA gene encoding peptide chain release factor 1: MIEALVNQIEGRYAELERLMSDPEVISDRERYAEVGRAYRELSEGARLASEWRSLSDDIEGARELLAEDGEDAEMRKIVTDGPERLATIEEELRLAMVERDPNDDKNVIIEIRAGAGGDEAALFAGDLYKMLTRYADERGFSSAPLAASEAEVGGFREVTFEIKGGGAYSVFKFEGGTHRVQRVPKTESQGRIHTSTATVAVLPEAEEVDVEIDPNDLQIDVYRSSGPGGQSVNTTDSAVRITHRPSGIVVSMQDEKSQLQNRDKAMRVLRARLYERKVAEQQAEIAAERRSQVGSGERSEKVRTYNFPQGRVTDHRIKHTSHDLEGVLAGALREFTDALSAEERRGRLAAQAEPAEA, from the coding sequence ATGATCGAGGCTTTGGTCAATCAGATCGAGGGGCGTTACGCCGAGCTCGAGCGGCTGATGAGCGATCCCGAGGTGATCTCGGATCGTGAGCGCTATGCCGAGGTCGGGCGGGCGTACCGCGAGCTCTCGGAGGGCGCTCGGCTGGCGTCCGAATGGCGGTCGCTGAGCGACGACATCGAGGGCGCCCGCGAGCTGCTCGCCGAGGACGGTGAGGACGCGGAGATGCGAAAGATCGTCACCGACGGGCCCGAGCGCCTGGCGACGATCGAGGAGGAGCTCCGCCTCGCGATGGTCGAGCGTGACCCCAACGACGACAAGAACGTGATCATCGAGATCCGCGCCGGGGCGGGGGGCGACGAGGCCGCCCTGTTCGCGGGCGACCTCTACAAGATGCTGACCCGCTACGCCGACGAGCGGGGCTTCAGCTCGGCGCCGCTCGCGGCATCCGAGGCGGAGGTCGGTGGCTTTCGCGAGGTCACCTTCGAGATCAAGGGCGGGGGTGCCTACTCCGTGTTCAAGTTCGAGGGCGGCACGCACCGCGTCCAGCGCGTCCCGAAGACGGAGTCGCAGGGACGCATCCACACGTCGACCGCCACCGTCGCGGTCCTGCCGGAGGCCGAGGAGGTCGACGTCGAGATCGACCCCAACGACCTCCAGATCGACGTCTATCGCTCGTCGGGCCCCGGCGGGCAGTCGGTCAACACGACCGACTCCGCCGTCCGGATAACGCACCGCCCGAGCGGGATCGTCGTCTCGATGCAGGACGAGAAGTCCCAGCTCCAGAACCGCGACAAGGCGATGCGCGTGCTCCGCGCCCGTCTCTATGAGCGCAAGGTCGCCGAGCAGCAGGCCGAGATCGCTGCCGAGCGCCGCTCGCAGGTCGGCTCGGGCGAGCGCTCGGAGAAGGTGCGGACCTACAACTTCCCCCAGGGTCGGGTCACCGATCACCGGATCAAGCACACCTCGCACGACCTCGAGGGAGTGCTCGCGGGGGCGCTGCGCGAGTTCACGGACGCGCTCTCGGCCGAGGAGCGCCGCGGGCGCCTGGCCGCCCAGGCCGAGCCGGCCGAGGCCTGA
- a CDS encoding electron transfer flavoprotein subunit beta/FixA family protein has protein sequence MKICCLVKEVPDAAVQKRIDPDSKRLDRSGEKNLNPFDTHGIEAAMQIREGGAVEVDEIVAVTMGPSSAVRALHKAVALGADRSVHLSDDALAGSDVCATGLALAKVLESESPDLVLLGQQSDDGECYVMGAVIADHLKMPSLTQVIKIDVDGEAISCERQAEYGYDTVEIDLPAVISVGDAINEPRYPSLKAIMGAKKKPLDTKAIGDVGIEANQVGAEGSKTQVLGMNPPEEKAGGEIIEDEDTNETVEKIVAWLDERKLV, from the coding sequence GTGAAGATCTGTTGCCTCGTCAAGGAGGTGCCGGACGCCGCCGTTCAGAAGCGGATCGACCCGGACTCCAAGCGGCTCGACCGCTCCGGCGAGAAGAACCTGAACCCGTTCGACACCCATGGCATCGAGGCCGCGATGCAGATCCGCGAGGGCGGAGCGGTCGAGGTCGACGAGATCGTCGCCGTGACGATGGGCCCGTCGAGCGCCGTCCGCGCGCTGCACAAGGCCGTCGCGCTGGGTGCCGACCGGTCCGTTCACCTCTCCGACGACGCGCTCGCCGGCTCCGACGTCTGCGCCACGGGCCTCGCGCTCGCCAAGGTGCTCGAGTCCGAGAGCCCCGACCTCGTCCTGCTCGGCCAGCAGTCCGATGACGGTGAGTGCTACGTCATGGGCGCGGTCATCGCCGATCACCTCAAGATGCCGTCGCTGACGCAGGTCATCAAGATCGACGTCGACGGCGAGGCGATCAGCTGCGAGCGCCAGGCCGAGTACGGCTACGACACGGTCGAGATCGACCTGCCGGCCGTGATCTCCGTCGGCGACGCGATCAACGAGCCGCGCTACCCGTCGCTCAAGGCGATCATGGGGGCGAAGAAGAAGCCGCTCGACACGAAGGCGATCGGCGACGTCGGCATCGAGGCCAACCAGGTCGGAGCCGAGGGCTCGAAGACCCAGGTGCTCGGCATGAACCCGCCGGAGGAGAAGGCGGGCGGCGAGATCATCGAGGACGAGGACACCAACGAGACGGTCGAGAAGATCGTCGCCTGGCTCGACGAAAGGAAGCTGGTCTAG
- a CDS encoding cobalamin B12-binding domain-containing protein: protein MSGERKIRVVVAKPGLDGHDRGAKIIARALRDSGMEVIYTGLHQTAEQIVATVIQEDADAVGLSILSGAHMTLVPKIVDLLSEQGVDDVVITVGGTIPADDIPELKRLGVSEVFTPGASTDEIVEFVRERASARSHA from the coding sequence ATGTCGGGCGAGCGAAAGATCCGCGTGGTCGTGGCCAAGCCGGGCCTCGACGGCCACGACCGCGGCGCGAAGATCATCGCGCGGGCGCTTCGCGACTCCGGTATGGAGGTCATCTACACCGGCCTCCATCAGACGGCCGAGCAGATCGTCGCCACCGTGATCCAGGAGGACGCCGACGCCGTCGGCCTCTCGATCCTCTCCGGCGCGCACATGACGCTCGTCCCGAAGATCGTCGATCTGCTCTCCGAGCAGGGCGTCGACGATGTCGTGATCACCGTCGGGGGCACGATTCCCGCCGACGACATCCCCGAGCTCAAGCGCCTCGGCGTCTCCGAGGTCTTCACGCCGGGCGCCTCGACCGACGAGATCGTCGAGTTCGTCCGCGAGCGCGCCTCGGCGCGTTCGCACGCCTGA
- a CDS encoding electron transfer flavoprotein — MEVIPEQFPPPVDETGEFIAAPTDPEDERIEVGVAIVGGGTAGLACANRIFQRLETEPELLEQLGEVPVAVIEKGKACGAHTLSGANMNPSAMRELFPDLDPEDWPFSYGEVTKDAVYLMTKKAALPLKPMPPNFRNHGNYGISVAKLSRFLAEKAEEAGAYVLTETVADKLLVSDRIVRGVRSGDRGRDREGKEMGNFEPGSDLIAKATVLAEGTLGHLTQAAREEFDLEGALPVRWELGVKEVWEVPEPLDRVIHTMGWPLRKRAKWNEFGGSFIYPMGEDKLCIGMVVGLDYTDATLSCHDLLQEFKTHPFIRKLLKGGKRVAWGAKTIPSGGYWSMPRSLTVPGMLMVGDAANMVNVPTLKGVHYGMHAGMYAADAIVDALKADPESVNFDAYHEKVHSSQIGKELYESRNMRAPFSRGFFVGGAIASAMTVTKGNFPGGKWSYEDDTEIPMVEGKASKSYPEPDNELTFNKLDSVFLSGNATRDSAPNHVRIQEKVPRTLAQTWVSLCPAQVYEIPEAQLESGASEVDVHVTPSNCVQCGAINAKGGRLTMPEGGDGPLYQEV; from the coding sequence GTGGAAGTCATCCCCGAGCAGTTCCCGCCGCCGGTCGACGAGACCGGTGAGTTCATCGCCGCGCCGACCGATCCCGAGGACGAGCGGATCGAGGTCGGGGTCGCGATCGTCGGTGGCGGGACCGCCGGCCTGGCCTGCGCCAACCGGATCTTCCAGCGCCTGGAGACCGAACCCGAGCTGCTCGAGCAGCTCGGGGAGGTCCCGGTCGCGGTGATCGAGAAGGGCAAGGCCTGCGGAGCGCACACGCTGTCGGGGGCGAACATGAACCCGTCGGCGATGCGCGAGCTGTTCCCCGACCTCGACCCGGAGGACTGGCCGTTCTCCTACGGCGAGGTCACCAAGGACGCCGTCTATCTGATGACGAAGAAGGCGGCGCTTCCGCTCAAGCCGATGCCGCCGAACTTCCGCAACCACGGCAACTACGGCATCTCGGTGGCGAAGCTGTCGCGGTTCCTGGCCGAGAAGGCCGAGGAGGCGGGCGCCTACGTCCTCACGGAGACGGTCGCCGACAAGCTGCTCGTCTCCGACCGGATCGTCCGCGGCGTGCGCTCGGGCGACCGCGGCCGCGACCGCGAGGGCAAGGAGATGGGCAACTTCGAGCCCGGCTCCGATCTGATCGCCAAGGCGACGGTGCTCGCCGAGGGCACGCTCGGCCACCTGACGCAGGCCGCCCGCGAGGAGTTCGACCTCGAGGGCGCGCTCCCGGTCCGCTGGGAGCTCGGCGTCAAGGAGGTCTGGGAGGTGCCCGAGCCGCTCGACCGCGTCATCCACACGATGGGCTGGCCGCTTCGAAAGCGCGCCAAGTGGAACGAGTTCGGCGGCAGCTTCATCTACCCGATGGGCGAGGACAAGCTCTGTATCGGGATGGTCGTCGGCCTCGACTACACCGACGCGACGCTGTCGTGCCACGACCTGCTGCAGGAGTTCAAGACGCACCCGTTCATCCGCAAGCTGCTCAAGGGCGGCAAGCGCGTGGCGTGGGGCGCGAAGACGATCCCCTCGGGCGGCTACTGGTCGATGCCGCGCTCGCTCACGGTGCCGGGCATGCTGATGGTCGGCGACGCCGCGAACATGGTCAACGTGCCGACGCTCAAGGGCGTCCACTACGGCATGCACGCCGGGATGTACGCGGCCGACGCGATCGTCGACGCGCTCAAGGCCGATCCCGAGTCGGTCAACTTCGACGCCTACCACGAGAAGGTCCACTCCTCGCAGATCGGCAAGGAGCTGTATGAGTCGCGCAACATGCGCGCGCCGTTCTCGCGCGGCTTCTTCGTCGGCGGCGCGATCGCCAGCGCGATGACCGTCACGAAGGGCAACTTCCCGGGCGGCAAGTGGTCCTATGAGGACGACACCGAGATCCCGATGGTCGAGGGCAAGGCCTCGAAGAGCTACCCCGAGCCCGACAACGAGCTGACGTTCAACAAGCTCGATTCGGTCTTCCTGTCGGGCAACGCGACCCGCGACTCGGCGCCGAACCACGTGCGGATCCAGGAGAAGGTCCCGCGGACGCTCGCCCAGACGTGGGTCTCGCTCTGCCCGGCGCAGGTGTATGAGATCCCCGAGGCCCAGCTCGAGAGCGGCGCGAGCGAGGTCGACGTCCACGTGACGCCCTCGAACTGCGTCCAGTGCGGAGCCATCAACGCCAAGGGCGGTCGCCTGACGATGCCCGAGGGTGGCGACGGGCCGCTCTACCAGGAGGTCTGA
- a CDS encoding TetR family transcriptional regulator, which yields MGEDETGDPAGARGRRSQADRRRETRAKLIAAATRLFGEHGYAAVSTTAVADAAGVTRGALYHHFADKGELFADVYETLERDLLTRAGKMLEERSGDGVADALLATVEMLLDACLEPATVQILLRDAPAVLGWARWREIGMRYGLGLIEASLNAGIEAGELRRAPVRPTAHAMLGAFDELALWVANSDDPSGARDEASETMRLLIDDLRRAPEDASGAA from the coding sequence ATGGGTGAAGACGAAACCGGGGATCCGGCGGGTGCCCGCGGGCGGCGGAGCCAGGCGGACCGCCGGCGCGAGACGCGCGCGAAGTTGATCGCCGCGGCGACGCGCCTGTTCGGCGAGCACGGCTACGCCGCGGTATCGACGACAGCGGTCGCCGACGCCGCCGGGGTCACGCGCGGCGCCCTCTACCACCACTTCGCCGACAAGGGGGAGTTGTTCGCCGACGTCTACGAGACGCTCGAGCGCGACCTGCTGACGCGCGCCGGGAAGATGCTCGAGGAGCGCTCGGGGGACGGCGTCGCCGACGCGCTGCTGGCCACGGTGGAGATGCTGCTCGACGCCTGCCTCGAGCCGGCGACGGTCCAAATCCTGCTCCGCGACGCCCCGGCGGTGCTGGGGTGGGCGCGGTGGCGTGAGATCGGGATGCGCTACGGCCTCGGCCTGATCGAGGCCTCGCTTAACGCGGGGATCGAGGCGGGCGAGCTGCGGCGGGCGCCCGTGCGGCCCACCGCCCACGCGATGCTCGGGGCCTTCGACGAGCTCGCCCTCTGGGTCGCGAACTCCGATGATCCATCGGGCGCCCGCGACGAGGCGAGCGAGACGATGCGGCTGCTGATCGACGACCTCCGGCGCGCCCCGGAGGATGCGTCTGGGGCGGCTTAG
- a CDS encoding HAMP domain-containing histidine kinase, with amino-acid sequence MRQSLGARFVAALLALAVIVAALAVALLGALSEQREALDSAARYERALLAVGEAEATAGRFVAVSTAGGDALDDATRDLVASGDAIERELLEAGGSRSIAAAGADDVRFLAEGAGEPAEQLRIRFGAAASALGLAADRLAAEAASERAEADRRASTATLLAAVGGALLVVLLGAMALVLRRRVVRPIDELSDVATRIAGGELSRRVADLRGGDEVARMHRSFNAMAASLEVALEDSRSTERMREEFFAVVSHELRTPLTSIVGYVELLADDASGVETLSDGERRRFIEIVDRNSRHLLRLVGDLLLAAQIEEGRMELELHPVDIAGLVREAIEEVAPSVRAGELTLASAIEGPFDVEADAPRLSLAFRNLLSNAIKFTPAGGEVGVSTSLAGAVPVRGHGREVAIEFWDTGVGISDAEQARLFERFYRAPGARHAEAPGVGLGLVITRAIIEAHGGRLEVESAEGGGSTFRCLLPLG; translated from the coding sequence TTGCGCCAGAGCCTTGGGGCACGCTTCGTCGCCGCGCTGCTCGCCCTGGCGGTGATCGTCGCCGCGCTCGCGGTCGCTCTGCTCGGCGCGCTCTCCGAGCAACGTGAGGCGCTCGACTCGGCGGCGCGATACGAGCGCGCGCTGCTCGCGGTCGGCGAGGCGGAGGCGACGGCCGGGAGGTTCGTGGCGGTGTCGACCGCGGGTGGCGACGCGCTCGATGACGCGACCCGCGACCTCGTGGCGTCGGGCGATGCGATCGAGCGCGAGCTGCTCGAGGCCGGGGGTTCGCGGTCGATCGCAGCCGCGGGGGCCGATGACGTCCGCTTCTTGGCCGAGGGCGCCGGTGAGCCCGCCGAGCAGCTGCGGATCCGCTTCGGCGCCGCGGCGAGCGCCCTCGGTCTGGCCGCCGACCGCCTGGCGGCCGAGGCAGCGTCCGAGCGCGCCGAGGCCGATCGCCGGGCGTCGACCGCGACGCTCCTCGCGGCGGTCGGCGGAGCACTGCTCGTCGTCCTGCTCGGCGCGATGGCGCTCGTGCTGCGCCGCAGGGTCGTGCGACCGATCGATGAGCTCTCGGATGTCGCGACGCGGATCGCCGGCGGCGAGCTCTCGCGGCGTGTGGCCGACCTGCGCGGCGGCGACGAGGTCGCCCGCATGCACCGCTCGTTCAACGCGATGGCCGCGAGCCTCGAGGTCGCGCTCGAGGACTCGCGCTCGACGGAGCGGATGCGCGAGGAGTTCTTCGCCGTCGTCTCGCACGAGCTCCGCACCCCACTGACGTCGATCGTGGGCTACGTCGAGCTGCTCGCCGACGACGCGAGCGGCGTCGAGACGCTGAGCGACGGGGAGCGGCGGCGGTTCATCGAGATCGTCGACCGCAACTCGCGCCACCTCCTGCGGCTGGTCGGCGACCTGTTGCTGGCGGCGCAGATCGAGGAGGGGCGGATGGAGCTCGAGCTCCATCCTGTCGACATCGCCGGCCTCGTTCGCGAGGCGATCGAGGAGGTGGCCCCGAGCGTCCGCGCCGGCGAGCTGACGCTCGCATCGGCGATCGAGGGGCCATTCGACGTCGAGGCCGACGCCCCGCGGCTCAGCCTCGCCTTCCGCAATCTGCTCTCGAACGCGATCAAGTTCACGCCCGCGGGCGGCGAGGTCGGCGTCTCGACCTCGCTCGCGGGCGCCGTGCCGGTGCGCGGACACGGCAGAGAGGTCGCGATCGAGTTCTGGGACACGGGAGTCGGGATATCCGACGCCGAGCAGGCGCGGCTCTTCGAGCGCTTCTACCGCGCTCCGGGCGCGCGTCACGCCGAGGCGCCGGGCGTCGGACTCGGGCTCGTCATCACCCGCGCGATCATCGAGGCGCACGGTGGCCGGCTCGAGGTCGAGAGCGCCGAGGGGGGAGGGTCGACATTCAGGTGCCTTCTCCCTCTAGGGTAG
- a CDS encoding alpha/beta hydrolase translates to MTTRADAESTNHFESRTAELTSGPVRYRDSGGSGPPILFVHGFLADGRLWDGVAAELAGSTRCIVADWPLGSHRLPMNPDADLSPPGVAELIVAFMDEIGVDEATVVGNDSGGAISQILATRHEARIESLVLTNCDMFERFPPFPFSVLPPLARAPGGMGAIRSTLRSKRLRRLLYGLLVEQPMDPALVDSWVGPLLSDTRIARDARKLMSGASKVQTLEAAQRLRGFGRPALLVWGENDPFFRLSDAERMNAMLPDSRLVAVESARAFSPLDRPEAVAAAIGEFVRARVAVG, encoded by the coding sequence ATGACCACCAGAGCCGACGCCGAGAGCACGAACCACTTCGAGTCACGAACCGCCGAGCTCACGTCCGGGCCGGTGCGCTACCGCGACAGCGGTGGCTCGGGCCCACCGATCCTCTTCGTCCACGGGTTCCTGGCCGACGGACGCCTCTGGGACGGCGTCGCCGCCGAGCTCGCGGGCTCGACGCGCTGCATCGTCGCCGACTGGCCGCTCGGATCCCATCGCCTGCCTATGAACCCCGACGCCGACCTCTCGCCCCCGGGCGTCGCCGAGCTGATCGTCGCGTTCATGGACGAGATCGGCGTCGATGAGGCGACCGTCGTCGGGAACGACTCGGGCGGCGCGATCTCCCAGATCCTCGCGACTCGCCACGAGGCGCGGATCGAGAGCCTCGTGCTGACGAACTGCGACATGTTCGAGCGCTTCCCGCCGTTCCCCTTCAGCGTGCTCCCTCCGCTCGCGCGGGCGCCCGGGGGCATGGGCGCGATCCGATCGACGCTGCGCTCGAAGCGGTTGCGCCGCCTGCTCTACGGCCTCCTCGTCGAGCAGCCGATGGACCCTGCGCTCGTCGATTCGTGGGTCGGGCCGCTGCTCTCCGACACTCGGATCGCTCGCGACGCCCGCAAGCTGATGTCGGGAGCGAGCAAGGTCCAGACGCTCGAGGCGGCCCAGCGGCTTCGCGGGTTCGGCCGTCCGGCGCTGCTGGTCTGGGGCGAGAACGACCCCTTCTTCCGGCTCTCCGACGCCGAGCGGATGAACGCGATGCTCCCCGACTCGCGCCTGGTGGCGGTCGAATCGGCGCGAGCGTTCTCACCCCTCGACCGCCCCGAGGCGGTGGCCGCCGCGATCGGGGAGTTCGTCCGTGCCCGGGTGGCCGTCGGCTAG
- a CDS encoding response regulator, which produces MVHKDGVSGGDNDVDGGERLLALVADDDADVRELVAFRLEREGYEVLTAADGAQALELTSAHVPAVAILDVMMPGLDGYEVTRRMRADPRLSEVPVVLLTASVQEAAVTRGFEAGADDYVKKPFSPAEFIDRLRQVVRRD; this is translated from the coding sequence ATGGTGCACAAAGACGGCGTGTCGGGGGGAGACAACGACGTGGACGGCGGTGAACGGCTACTGGCTCTCGTGGCCGATGACGACGCCGATGTCCGAGAACTGGTGGCGTTCAGGCTCGAACGCGAGGGCTACGAGGTCCTGACCGCCGCCGACGGCGCGCAGGCGCTCGAGCTGACGAGCGCGCATGTGCCGGCGGTCGCCATCCTCGACGTGATGATGCCGGGCCTCGACGGCTACGAGGTGACGCGCCGGATGCGGGCCGATCCGCGCCTCTCGGAGGTGCCCGTCGTGCTGCTGACGGCGAGTGTCCAGGAGGCCGCGGTGACCCGCGGCTTCGAGGCCGGAGCCGACGATTACGTCAAGAAGCCGTTCTCGCCCGCCGAGTTCATCGATCGACTGCGCCAGGTCGTCCGCCGCGACTAG